Part of the Paenibacillus terrae HPL-003 genome is shown below.
TACAATGGTCACGGAGATATTATTGAAATCAGGGATTCCTCCGGAGCCTTGCTGAATCAATATCAATATGATATCTGGGGTAATGAAGAGGTCAAGGAAGAAAAAGTCCACAATCCATTCCGTTACTCTGGCGAACTGTGGGATGATACAACGGAATTACAATACCTTCGTGCCAGATGGTATGATCCTGATAGTGGAAGGTTTATTAATGAGGATACGTATGAGGGAGAGAACGAAAATCCTTCGAGTTTGAACTTGTATACGTATGTCCAAAACAATCCGTTGATTTATATTGATCCTAGCGGGCATTATATTTCAACTGGACCATTGGAAGAGTTTAAATATGAATTAGAACTAGCTATGAAGGACGTACATTCTAAAAAGCAGGCCGATTATTGGCTGTGGAGAGAAGAAATAGGTAGTATTTTTGCTCCTGTGTATAATGACAATAACAATGAATTCAAATTTTTATTTGGATTAGCAACCCAAACAAGCCCTTATGGAAATAGTAAAAGAAGGCGGACTGGGCTAAGAGCTACCTACTAGAGGCTTATAGTGCTTATATCACGGGATATGTTTATGAATCTTCGGGTCTTGTTGGTACTGTGGGCACGATGTTTGGTCCTAGTAATAATAGGGGGGCGGGAAATGCTTTTAGCCGTGATACTATTATTAAATCAGCAACAGCACTTAAGAAGGGTGGAGAGACTGTTGTGGGACATGCTCTACAAAAACATGCAGGAAGAAATCCTGATATCTGGGGCAAAGTTAAGGGTGGACCAGACCAAATAAACCAGTCTGCAAAAAAACATTTGGAGGGAATTATTGATGCTCCAGGAGATTTCGTTAAAGTTACAAATGACAGGGGGATTACATTTCTAGAAAAGAAACTGCCTGATGGTCGAGGAGTAAGACTCAATCAAGATGGGACATTTAAGGGGTTTATTGACCAATAAAAAGGAGTAGGTAGATTGGAAAATCTTGAAATTATACTGGAAGACTTTCGAAAAGATGAGTTAGACAAACTAGTTTTTGAAGAACTTAAGATCAACTCGTCAGAAGTAAAGTCCTCACATTTCTTTGATAACAACAGTGAAGAAGATATTGAATTTCATCAAATCAAAAGTTTCCGGGAGGTATTTTCACCTATTGGAACAGGAAATGCTTTTCTGAACCAAGTGGAAATAGGTTGTAATCTAAAAGATGTGATGATAATATTTTCTTTTGAAAAAGATACTGGGGATATTGTATTTAATTTTCCAGAAATTGAGTTATTTACAGGTGAGGATTCTGAAGTGAAGTTGAAAGCCAAGAAAATAGTGGAATTTTTTGTGGATTTAAAAGATAAATACAATATTCCGAAAATAAGAATCGGTTTTGAACCTGCATCGGATGATGATAGTTGTCTAGTGGAGATAGGCCCAGATGAAGTTAATTTAGAGAGTATCTTAAAAAAAATATTAATTTAGTTCCAGAACCTTAAGAGATGTCCTCTTAAGGTTTCTTTTTGTTTGGTGGGATACCCAATGTCGATAGTAAAACGTTACGCTTTCTTTTATTACCAAGTATAGATCACAATATCAGGATGCTTACTCATATGGTGCCAGAGGGAATCGTTTTACAAGTATGTGAAAGATAATCCGTTGATTTATAATGATCTAAGTGGACATAAAGTAAGTGAGATTGAACTAAACACTTATCTTGAAATTGCTACAAACGAAGGCGAAAATTCTGAAGCTTGGTGGAAGATCAGAAGTATTTTAGGTCAAGAAGCCTGAATTAATAAGACTGATTGTAATATGAAGCGCGACACTTGCTGTACAGGCCACATGAAATATTTACATGTTTCTCTTTCTATTTTGAAATGAAGCTTACATAGAGGATTCCTTTATGTATGACAATTTGAAACGGGTTGTCACTAAAGGGTACGGAGATATTATTGAAATCAGAGATTCCTTTAGAGCCTTACTGAATCAATATCAATAGGATAGGAGGAGCAAAGTCAACTCGTGATAATTGGTATGGCTATAATGATAAAGGATTTCAAAAATGGTGGCACAGATCGGGCAAGAAAGAATATGGTGGTAATGATATCGAAGATAGTGCAGAGGCTAAAGCAATATATGAATACTGGACGTCGAATGGTAAGCCAAATGTCAAATAAGGTGGAGACGAAATGAATAAATTACTTTTAGAAAATGTTATAAATAATGGGGATTTAGTGAAAGCAGTGAAGATGATAGAAGAAGTGGGCGAAAAGAGAGATAATGAATTTACATCTATACTGATTAAGCATCTTGGATCAACTGGTAATCCAATATTAAGAAATGCAATCTCTATTGCATTAGCTGATATAAGAAGTCAAGAAGCTATTTTACCACTTATCAATGTACTGAAAGACCCAAAAACAGAAGGGAGTAGAGGAACGTTATTGTATGCTTTAGAATCTTTTGATATCGTTCCTCATGTTGTTACAATAACAGATTTACTTGATGATAACTTTGAAGTCAGCAGACATTCTTTTAAATTGATAAGTGGTGTGGCTAATAACCTCTCTAATACTCAAAAGGAAATATGTAAACAATTGATAAAAGATAAGATAGCTGATGAGAAAAATAAGAATAATCGCACCTTTTTGTTAGATTCTCTCCATCTTTTCAATTGATTTTTTCGTGATAGTTTTTTGCGAATAATTAGAATTTCTATAGGTAAAAAGCTCTGTAAAGACCACATGTGAGATAATTGTATGTGGTCACTTTCTATCTCGAATTGGAGCCTTGAATTGGCTACACTTAGTTGAACAATAAAAA
Proteins encoded:
- a CDS encoding HEAT repeat domain-containing protein, with product MNKLLLENVINNGDLVKAVKMIEEVGEKRDNEFTSILIKHLGSTGNPILRNAISIALADIRSQEAILPLINVLKDPKTEGSRGTLLYALESFDIVPHVVTITDLLDDNFEVSRHSFKLISGVANNLSNTQKEICKQLIKDKIADEKNKNNRTFLLDSLHLFN